DNA sequence from the Bacteroidales bacterium genome:
ATATCAATCTTCGGATGGATTTAATACAGTAGTTTCCAAAAACTCTGGTTTGGAAACCCTACAATTGTATAATTTAGGGTCTCATCCTACAGATCCTGATATTATGATTTGTGGAATGCAGGATAATTGCACCGCAATAACTTTTGATGGGGGAGATACGTGGAAAGGTGTTGCTGGTGGTGATGGAATGGTATGTTTTTTTGATCATACAAATCCACAAAACGTGTATGCTTCAGCTCAAAACGGTTGGTTAATGAAAAGCACAGATGGAGGAAAAACATTCAGCTTTAAAAAAAATATGAATGGTGCCTGGGTAACACCTTTTTTCATGCATCCATTCGCCTCTGATACTCTATATTCTGCTAACAAAAACATTTATAGAACAACATTCACCTTCTTATACCAAATAACAACAAATTTATCACCAGTCTTGATTAATACAATGGATCAAAGTTCAGTAAACCCTGATAAAATGATTCTTGCAGGTGGAGGAAGTATGGAAAATAACAGTTATCCTGGAATACCTTTCCCCGATTCACAGTATGTAGCTATGGTATCAGTTGATGGGGGGTATAATTGGGATGATATAACGGCCAATATTCCTGGAGAAATACGCTGGATTTCAAAAGTTTTAGCCGACCCTGTAGATGAAAATACGATGTATATAGTACGTTGTGGATTTTCTGCTGGCAACAAAATTTATAAATCTGAAAATTTGGGTGATACATGGACAAATATTTCCGGTGATTTACCCGATATTCCCTGCAATGATTTGTTTATCGATCCGGAAATTCCTGATCATATATTCGTAGGTACAGATATGGGCGTATACCTTTCTCAGGATGGTGGTAATACCTATAATTATGCGGGTAATGGCATGCCAATTGTTCCAATAATGGATTTTGATTATGTAAAAATTGATGGTATTCGATATTTGAGAGTTGGAACACATGGAAGATCCATATACGAGACAACGAATCTGCCCAATGGGATTAGTGAGAATAGATTATCTAAAAGAACTCAAATAAAGGTAAGTCCAAATCCCTTTAACCGCTCAACTACCTTAGAATATGAATTACAACAGGCAACCCAAGTGCAAATTAGTATCTATAATTATTTAGGAGAACAGGTTGATATTATAAGGAAAAACCAATCTCAGGGCTTACAAAAACTTGTATGGAATCCTAATAATCTTCCTGATGGAATATATTTTTATAAGCTTCAGGCTGGTGAGCAAATGGCTTCAGGAAAGATGGTAATGATGAGGTAATTACTTGTATTTAAATAAAGAATAACTATTGCTTATGTCAAGAAAACAGACATAATGCGCCCAAGACATTATGCAAGCTTTTTTTTAATTTTTGGTTGTGTAAAGGTCTGTGAGAATTGCAAAAGTGCTTGATTGTATTCCTTGATCATTTTTGGGCTGGGAAACTATATTTTTTCTTTCTATTAGCATTAATTTATCCTTGAAAAAAATTGGGCTTATTGTTACTAACATCTAAATATATCGAAAAACAGATATATTTCTCATATACAACAAATCAAAATATTTTTTTACTCTTTATGTTTTTGTTAATTGTATGTTTTTTATAATTACAATTGGTATTATTTGAATGCTTTTTCCAATAGTCCGTCGCCTGATAATTTTAGCCTGTCGAAATATTCAGGAACTTGTTTCCCCGTTAATTTATCAACATACAATTTAGCAAGATATTGACCTAACATGAAACCTTGTCCGCGTAATCCGGTAAATAAACCTAATTCAGGGTCGATAAACATTCTTGGTTCAACATAATATCCTGACCAAATTGCCTGATAACCAACTGAAGAAAGTGCAGGGAGCCAATTAACAAAAACTTCAGATATTATTTCAACAAATTCTTTTGAATTAATTTTTTGATTTTTACCGGTTTCTAATGGCTCAAGAGCCGGTGATGCACAACCAATAACCTGTCCTGTTTCACAAAGTTGTTGCCCGTAAACAGCAGAGAAACCTTTATATTTTCTTCTGTCAATTATCATTGGAAGCGGAGCACCGTTTTTACCCATCATAGGCAATCGTTGTGTAATAAATGCCTGATGTTTAACAGGGAATAATCCTGTTTCTATCCCAAGTTTTTTGGCAAATATTTCACCTTCATCACCTAAAGCATTTATGAAATGGTCTGCATGATATTCGATATATTCTTTATTATGATTTTGAACTAATATCTTATAAATATTACCTTCTTTTGAAACATCAATTAGTTTACAATCTTCCAATATTACGCCGCCTTTTTCTATTCCAATATTTCTGATAGCATCAACAACTTTTCCGGGAGTTGCCTGCCAGCAGTCTTTTGTAATTAATGCAGCCAAATAAGTTGATAGATTCGGATTAATATAAGGTGAAATTTCCTTTTGAAAGTCTTTAGGTTCAATCATATAAGCATTTGACCATTCTTTTGATGCTTCAAGATCTTTATACATTTCTTCGTCATGTGCAAATGTAACGTAATTAATTAGCCTGAAATCAATATTTGAGATTGTTTGAAGATTTTTAAAAATTTCAAGATTTTGTCTTGCAATATCTGATAATTCAGGTAAACTAAAGTTTGGTCTGCCGCCTGCAATATTTCTCCATGAACCACCGCGTCCATAATTTATCATTACAGGTTTTTGTCCTGCTTCGGCAAGATATCTGAATAATGCACTACCTCCAATACCACCACCGGCAACTAATGTCTGAACTTTTACAGTTTTATTTGATTTGCCGGTATTATTAACTAATATATTTTCGTTTACATCTTTTGGAAATAATTCACCTAATTCTACCTGATTTGATAACGGACCTCTTGGAGTTGCATCACCAACAATTGTAATTCCTTTCGAAGCAATTGTTTGTTTTAACCGCTTAATACATCTTTTCCCCCTGCATGCTCCCATTCCTAAGCGAGTTGTATGTTTGATTTCTTCGATTGAAATAAATTTTCTGTCACCTACAACTTTAAGAATATCTTCTAAAGCAATATCTTCGCAATGACAAATATATGTTTTAGAATCAATTTCTTTTATTTTTTTAAATTCAACTTTTTTTGGATATTTTTCTTTTACAATAAATCCACGAACATTAGTCAATTCTTCGCCATGTATATTTAAAGATTTTACTCGGGCAATATTGGTTTTATTACTTTTTTTAAGGATTTTTTCAATAATACCTTCACCTAAGATTTTTCCATTATTATCAACTAAAAAAACTTCTGAATTTTCTTCTGCTTTATATTCAATAGGCAGGAATAACCAATCTTTCTTTAAGTTGTAGCCAAAAATTGCTAATCCCGGACATTGATAAACACATTGCATACATCCGGTGCATTTGTCAAAGTCAATTGTTAGAACTGTACTTGTAGATGCTTTTTGTATTGCTCCCTGAGGACATGCAAATATACAAGGATTACAAGCAAACCCGTATATACAATCAAGAATAACAAATGGTTTTTCTTCCATTCGCTCTTTTGTCGGCATAAATGGATTTTTTATTATCAATAATGGTTCTTGTTGTGAATCAATATAATCTCTGGAAATTGAAAGATAATGTTCATAATTATATTTTTTTCCCATTGATTCTAAAATCTCATAAGCAACTTGTTGTCCTCTGACTACAGCACTTGTTCCTTCACCAATTCTTATTGCATCGCCGGCACCATGACAATTTCTTCCATATATTTCTTTTCCTTTTATTAATAATGCATCATCAGCTACCAAGCCTGTGCAAATATTAATTGCATCAATACCATCAATAATTTTTTCAGTTCCCGGAATTGGTTTAAAATTTTCACATTCAGCAATAACTGCACCGGTAACTTTTGTATGCTCTTTATTAGGTATTGCTTTTAATAAAATATGTGAAAGAATAACAGGAATCCCAAGTCTTCTTACTCGATTTGCCTGAACAGGAAAACCTCCTTCTTTGTCCAGAGCTTCAACAATTGTTTTTACGTTTGCACCTGCCTGCATTAACTGATATGAGGTTAAATAACCAATATTTCCAGCACCAACAGTTAAAATATTTTTACCGAGAAGAGTAAAATCTGTATTCATCATTTTCTGAACAACTGCGGCAGTATATACACCTGGCAAATCGTCATTTTCGAATGTCGGCATAAAAGGAACGGCACCAGTTGCAACTACAAGATGTTCAGCATCAACATAATAAATTTCTTCTGTTTCAATATTTTTAACTG
Encoded proteins:
- a CDS encoding T9SS type A sorting domain-containing protein, with amino-acid sequence MSTIAQNYSKLSDFPEEIRKTNPFKRFEWAYTQRAFPYDTIPYMYAQKVANKEMDKIKSGFYKTKSQMNWQAKGPFGFTLIPYYASFGICSGRIRALAVHPTDPLTVYIGAASGGIWKTNDGGDTWIDIGRNLESLGFGAITIDPNNPEVIYAGSGEACSVTGITFFNGRGLFKSTNGGMNWTKINHGFGQYTHFSDIAVAPSNSDIVIATLANGSYNLGFTLSSEGIWKSTDAGLTWEKKTELTDAYDVLFHPNNSDTIYAAIGGSTDQSGLYISTDQGESWVASNTGLQSSNTISRIQIDISQSNPEIMYAVTYECSGLSDIFIGTTRAFKSENGGENWFQISEEVRLAIDFYDLGYYALSIVVDPIDPDHVLIGKAMLYETFDGENFNISTNNNSIHNDIHKLVFAPSNPDYFYIACDGGIYQSSDGFNTVVSKNSGLETLQLYNLGSHPTDPDIMICGMQDNCTAITFDGGDTWKGVAGGDGMVCFFDHTNPQNVYASAQNGWLMKSTDGGKTFSFKKNMNGAWVTPFFMHPFASDTLYSANKNIYRTTFTFLYQITTNLSPVLINTMDQSSVNPDKMILAGGGSMENNSYPGIPFPDSQYVAMVSVDGGYNWDDITANIPGEIRWISKVLADPVDENTMYIVRCGFSAGNKIYKSENLGDTWTNISGDLPDIPCNDLFIDPEIPDHIFVGTDMGVYLSQDGGNTYNYAGNGMPIVPIMDFDYVKIDGIRYLRVGTHGRSIYETTNLPNGISENRLSKRTQIKVSPNPFNRSTTLEYELQQATQVQISIYNYLGEQVDIIRKNQSQGLQKLVWNPNNLPDGIYFYKLQAGEQMASGKMVMMR
- a CDS encoding FAD-dependent oxidoreductase: MYKITEHPILEIKTEEQVSFIFEGKKIIGEKGRTIAAILHQAGYPVHSHSLKNRNRSVECGIGKCSACEMLVDGKVKRICITKVDSVKEVLEVPKDYTPKSAKLKKDIALNIYKTTVAIIGAGPAGLAAREELNKHNINNIVIDNNDMIGGQFNMQTHQFFFFEKVKKFGGMRGFEIAKTLAGENHDGIFLNSTVWDIFDGKRLAVKNIETEEIYYVDAEHLVVATGAVPFMPTFENDDLPGVYTAAVVQKMMNTDFTLLGKNILTVGAGNIGYLTSYQLMQAGANVKTIVEALDKEGGFPVQANRVRRLGIPVILSHILLKAIPNKEHTKVTGAVIAECENFKPIPGTEKIIDGIDAINICTGLVADDALLIKGKEIYGRNCHGAGDAIRIGEGTSAVVRGQQVAYEILESMGKKYNYEHYLSISRDYIDSQQEPLLIIKNPFMPTKERMEEKPFVILDCIYGFACNPCIFACPQGAIQKASTSTVLTIDFDKCTGCMQCVYQCPGLAIFGYNLKKDWLFLPIEYKAEENSEVFLVDNNGKILGEGIIEKILKKSNKTNIARVKSLNIHGEELTNVRGFIVKEKYPKKVEFKKIKEIDSKTYICHCEDIALEDILKVVGDRKFISIEEIKHTTRLGMGACRGKRCIKRLKQTIASKGITIVGDATPRGPLSNQVELGELFPKDVNENILVNNTGKSNKTVKVQTLVAGGGIGGSALFRYLAEAGQKPVMINYGRGGSWRNIAGGRPNFSLPELSDIARQNLEIFKNLQTISNIDFRLINYVTFAHDEEMYKDLEASKEWSNAYMIEPKDFQKEISPYINPNLSTYLAALITKDCWQATPGKVVDAIRNIGIEKGGVILEDCKLIDVSKEGNIYKILVQNHNKEYIEYHADHFINALGDEGEIFAKKLGIETGLFPVKHQAFITQRLPMMGKNGAPLPMIIDRRKYKGFSAVYGQQLCETGQVIGCASPALEPLETGKNQKINSKEFVEIISEVFVNWLPALSSVGYQAIWSGYYVEPRMFIDPELGLFTGLRGQGFMLGQYLAKLYVDKLTGKQVPEYFDRLKLSGDGLLEKAFK